One window of Thermacetogenium phaeum DSM 12270 genomic DNA carries:
- the tmk gene encoding dTMP kinase, whose protein sequence is MEGKLITLEGPDGAGKSTQVSLLASALKARGYPVLVTREPGGTRLGEEIRGLLLNPLYGEMNHVTEAMLYAGARAQLVGEVILPALAAGVTVLCDRFVDSSLAYQGYGRGLDLGMLRAINGFALKQLGSFLTILLDLPPEEGLRRAAAGRRGDRLEQEDLDFHKRVRDGYLALAASNPERIVVVAAAAPVSAVQQSVLKHALAYLEGKRKGASF, encoded by the coding sequence TTGGAGGGGAAGCTGATCACATTGGAGGGGCCGGATGGAGCGGGTAAGTCAACACAGGTTAGCCTTCTGGCATCCGCCCTGAAGGCCCGGGGATACCCCGTTTTGGTGACGAGGGAGCCGGGGGGGACGCGCCTCGGTGAGGAAATCCGCGGCCTTTTGCTGAACCCCCTTTACGGGGAGATGAACCATGTAACGGAAGCCATGCTCTATGCCGGGGCACGGGCGCAGCTGGTCGGTGAGGTGATCCTTCCGGCCCTGGCAGCGGGGGTGACCGTTCTCTGCGACCGTTTTGTGGATTCCAGCCTGGCCTACCAGGGGTACGGCCGCGGCCTGGATTTGGGGATGTTGAGGGCGATCAACGGGTTCGCCTTGAAGCAGCTGGGCAGCTTTTTGACCATTTTGCTCGATCTCCCTCCTGAGGAGGGGCTGCGGCGGGCGGCGGCGGGCCGCCGTGGGGACAGACTGGAGCAGGAGGATCTGGATTTTCACAAGAGGGTGCGGGATGGGTACCTCGCCCTGGCGGCCTCCAACCCGGAAAGGATTGTAGTGGTGGCAGCCGCCGCTCCGGTGTCGGCCGTCCAGCAGAGCGTCCTCAAGCATGCCCTGGCTTATCTCGAGGGGAAGAGAAAGGGGGCTTCTTTCTGA
- a CDS encoding aminotransferase class I/II-fold pyridoxal phosphate-dependent enzyme encodes MFDRGKNWFAGKAPLLEGLLGHAAKGYCGFHTPGHKQGRGAWPPWRQLLGEQVFRLDLTELPGLDNIHDPEGIIKEAEDAAAGLFGAAETFFLVNGATAGILAVILAHARPGMRVILPRVSHQAVLHSLILSGAQPVYLPVRSHPELGLTGMATTSSLREALVSCPPGEALVVLLHPNYYGLAGEILQQVRLAHEKGCLVLVDEAHGAHFCADPLFPLPSLRAGADFVVQGAHKVLGAFTQAAFLHWRGERGDVQRVRDALGMVQSSSPSYLLMASLDVARLQCQQEKRGWGEVAVLARELRRRISSLPGLLAPGEEMLDVPGVAAWDPARLVVNVRGLGITGFEAAEWLRRERRLLVEMADFQNLVFILGPADDGAAEKLLEALAALAGSFGNGSCRSGRYPDPLELPLPEQKMTPREAFFAPWLPVPRKEARGLVAAEVIAPYPPGVPVLCPGEVITPELTEFLEEWEAAGGTWPGRSRGFIKVVAGS; translated from the coding sequence GTGTTCGATCGGGGAAAGAATTGGTTTGCCGGGAAAGCCCCCCTTCTTGAGGGGCTGCTGGGGCACGCTGCAAAAGGGTATTGTGGTTTTCACACCCCGGGGCACAAGCAGGGGCGGGGCGCCTGGCCGCCCTGGCGCCAGCTGCTGGGGGAGCAGGTTTTCCGCCTCGACCTGACCGAGCTCCCGGGGCTGGACAACATCCACGATCCGGAGGGGATCATCAAGGAGGCAGAGGATGCGGCGGCCGGCCTGTTCGGGGCGGCGGAGACCTTTTTTTTGGTCAACGGCGCTACCGCCGGGATCCTGGCGGTGATTCTCGCCCATGCCCGGCCGGGCATGAGGGTGATCCTGCCGCGGGTAAGCCACCAGGCGGTGCTTCACTCCCTCATTCTCAGCGGGGCGCAGCCGGTCTACCTGCCCGTTCGCTCCCATCCGGAACTGGGGTTGACCGGAATGGCGACCACCTCCTCCCTCCGGGAGGCCCTGGTTTCCTGCCCCCCAGGAGAAGCTCTGGTGGTTCTTCTCCACCCCAACTATTACGGCCTGGCGGGGGAGATCCTCCAGCAGGTGCGGCTGGCTCACGAGAAGGGGTGCCTGGTGCTGGTGGATGAGGCCCACGGAGCGCACTTTTGTGCGGATCCCCTTTTCCCCCTCCCGTCCCTGCGGGCGGGAGCGGATTTTGTTGTCCAGGGGGCGCATAAGGTGCTGGGGGCCTTCACCCAGGCCGCCTTTCTCCACTGGCGGGGGGAACGGGGGGACGTCCAGAGGGTGCGGGATGCTTTGGGGATGGTGCAGTCGAGCAGCCCCTCCTACCTCCTGATGGCGTCCCTGGATGTCGCCCGCCTTCAGTGCCAGCAGGAGAAAAGGGGCTGGGGAGAGGTGGCCGTGCTGGCGCGGGAGCTGCGCCGCCGCATATCCAGCCTCCCCGGCCTCCTCGCTCCCGGCGAGGAGATGCTGGATGTGCCGGGGGTGGCGGCATGGGACCCCGCCCGTCTGGTGGTGAATGTGAGGGGGCTGGGGATCACGGGGTTTGAGGCCGCGGAATGGCTGCGCCGGGAGCGGCGCCTGCTCGTGGAGATGGCCGACTTTCAGAACCTCGTTTTCATCCTGGGGCCGGCGGATGACGGCGCCGCCGAGAAGCTCCTCGAGGCGCTGGCGGCCCTGGCGGGATCCTTTGGCAACGGGAGCTGCAGGAGCGGGCGTTACCCCGATCCCCTGGAGCTTCCCCTGCCGGAGCAGAAGATGACGCCGCGAGAGGCCTTTTTCGCCCCCTGGCTCCCGGTCCCCCGGAAGGAGGCCCGGGGCCTTGTGGCGGCCGAGGTGATCGCTCCTTATCCGCCGGGGGTACCAGTCCTCTGCCCGGGAGAGGTGATTACTCCGGAGCTGACAGAGTTCCTGGAGGAGTGGGAAGCGGCGGGAGGCACCTGGCCCGGGAGGAGCCGGGGTTTCATTAAGGTCGTTGCGGGGAGTTGA
- a CDS encoding sigma factor G inhibitor Gin, whose translation MVGSRRRPATDKKGILLPVCVVCDQTPPLGIAGGILVSGHFLCTRCEEEIVRARVGDSGYCQIKEKIKKIWRC comes from the coding sequence ATGGTCGGCAGCAGAAGACGACCGGCTACCGATAAGAAAGGGATTTTGCTCCCCGTTTGCGTGGTTTGCGACCAAACCCCTCCTTTGGGTATCGCAGGGGGGATTCTGGTTTCTGGCCACTTTCTCTGCACCCGGTGCGAAGAGGAGATCGTGCGTGCCCGGGTGGGTGACAGCGGGTATTGCCAGATCAAGGAGAAGATCAAAAAGATCTGGAGATGTTGA
- a CDS encoding acyltransferase: MAGKRNAAVDSLKGAAILSVVLIHVFRDGGAGVLIGEIGRWAVPAFFMVQGYYLRGSVLKRWPVYSLKRLRRVYLPFLAWSAGYGIYFWLVDRRAFTLSDVLLGETAVHLYFVIYYVLFALLLPFLYLLPQRLRRCCYWVMIFSNFGICSALELQRSYGIHLFSYSGINPVKWWGFVALGMLAGEQREVLAGLIKRQRRAVILISAGLAAAGTALPFLTGTVGYMYNRSSLFPLAFGCTAGLLALFDREGVPGRDFLAFLGRRSFSIYLSHFLVVHYCKYVLGFDLLWAVAVLALAVSLLTTAVAGKVYERLRPLPAGEG; the protein is encoded by the coding sequence ATGGCGGGGAAGCGCAACGCAGCGGTCGACTCCTTGAAGGGAGCGGCGATTCTGAGCGTTGTTTTGATCCATGTCTTTCGGGACGGCGGGGCCGGTGTCTTGATCGGGGAAATCGGGAGGTGGGCGGTGCCGGCCTTTTTTATGGTCCAGGGATACTATTTGAGGGGCAGTGTTCTCAAACGGTGGCCGGTTTACTCCCTGAAGAGGTTGAGGCGCGTCTATCTGCCCTTTCTGGCCTGGTCGGCGGGATACGGCATCTATTTTTGGCTTGTTGACCGAAGAGCCTTTACATTGTCCGATGTGCTTCTGGGGGAAACGGCAGTCCACCTCTATTTCGTCATCTATTACGTGCTGTTTGCCCTGCTGCTGCCCTTCTTGTATCTGCTGCCGCAGAGGCTCAGACGCTGCTGTTACTGGGTGATGATTTTCAGCAATTTCGGAATTTGTTCCGCCCTGGAACTGCAGCGCTCTTACGGCATCCATCTCTTTTCCTACAGCGGGATCAATCCTGTCAAGTGGTGGGGGTTTGTGGCGCTGGGGATGCTGGCGGGAGAGCAGCGGGAGGTGCTGGCCGGCCTCATCAAACGGCAGCGCCGGGCTGTCATCTTGATCTCGGCCGGTCTGGCGGCGGCCGGTACGGCTCTCCCTTTTTTGACGGGAACTGTCGGTTATATGTACAACAGGTCGAGCCTTTTTCCCCTGGCTTTTGGCTGCACGGCCGGCCTTTTAGCCCTTTTCGATCGAGAAGGGGTGCCCGGTAGGGATTTTCTGGCCTTCCTGGGAAGAAGAAGCTTCAGCATTTATTTGTCTCATTTTCTGGTAGTGCATTATTGCAAATACGTTCTGGGGTTCGACCTGCTCTGGGCGGTCGCCGTTCTGGCGCTGGCCGTTTCCCTTCTTACCACCGCTGTGGCCGGCAAAGTCTATGAACGGCTCCGCCCCCTACCTGCCGGAGAGGGATGA
- a CDS encoding TrkH family potassium uptake protein, with amino-acid sequence MNIHLVAHLLGRSLVFLGLTMVFPLFWAVYYQGPDRAALLSSALITLASGVAVALLVPPRGDIRYREGFAIVTFGWLLVSLYGALPYLLCGVCSGFPDAFFESMSGFTTTGASILTDVEAVPKGILFWRSLTQWLGGMGIIVFLVAFLSHVGVGANQLFRAEVPGPVADKIKPRISEAAKILWLIYLFLTVLETALLWFFGMPLFDALCHAFTTISTGGYSPRNASIGYYDSAAIQWVITIFMFLSGTNFALYYQALRGRSLKAFWRSDEFRCYFSVVLLATLITAVSIRSLFPGGEPLVRAAAFQVFSVITTTGFTTADFSLWSPVAQAVLVSLMFIGGCSGSTAGSVKIGRVLILLRQGMLELKRLIHPRAVLSLKIDGKNISKDLAVNSLEFFFLYLAIAGVATIIMAATGLDLVSAFTSVAATLGNVGPGLGAVGPAGNYAAVSAFGKVFLSILMLLGRLEIFTVLVLLSPGFWKR; translated from the coding sequence GTGAACATCCATCTCGTCGCCCACCTGTTGGGGAGGAGCCTGGTCTTCCTTGGCCTCACGATGGTCTTTCCTCTGTTCTGGGCGGTTTATTACCAGGGGCCGGATCGGGCAGCGCTGCTTTCTTCCGCTCTCATCACCCTGGCCAGCGGCGTGGCCGTTGCGCTGTTGGTGCCCCCGAGAGGGGACATCCGCTATCGCGAGGGGTTTGCCATCGTCACCTTTGGCTGGCTGCTGGTTTCCCTTTACGGAGCGCTCCCCTACCTGTTGTGCGGGGTCTGCAGCGGTTTTCCGGATGCCTTTTTTGAGTCGATGTCCGGGTTTACCACAACAGGGGCAAGCATCCTGACCGATGTGGAGGCGGTACCGAAGGGAATCCTGTTCTGGCGCAGCCTCACCCAATGGCTGGGCGGGATGGGAATCATCGTTTTCCTGGTGGCCTTTCTGTCTCACGTGGGGGTCGGCGCCAACCAGCTGTTCCGGGCGGAGGTCCCCGGGCCGGTGGCGGACAAAATCAAGCCCCGGATCAGTGAGGCGGCGAAAATCCTGTGGCTCATCTATCTTTTCCTGACCGTTCTGGAAACGGCGCTGCTGTGGTTTTTCGGGATGCCGTTGTTCGACGCTTTGTGCCATGCTTTTACAACGATATCCACCGGCGGGTACAGCCCCAGGAATGCCAGCATCGGCTATTACGACAGCGCTGCCATTCAGTGGGTAATCACAATTTTTATGTTCCTCTCCGGCACCAACTTCGCCCTTTACTACCAGGCCCTGCGCGGCCGTAGTTTGAAGGCCTTCTGGCGCAGCGACGAATTCCGCTGCTATTTCAGCGTCGTCCTGCTCGCCACCCTGATAACCGCAGTAAGCATCCGCTCCTTGTTCCCTGGCGGGGAGCCGCTGGTGCGGGCGGCGGCGTTTCAGGTGTTCTCCGTCATCACCACCACCGGTTTTACCACCGCCGATTTCAGCCTGTGGTCGCCGGTAGCGCAGGCAGTTCTGGTGAGCCTGATGTTTATCGGTGGGTGTTCGGGATCAACCGCGGGTTCTGTTAAGATCGGGCGGGTCCTGATCCTGCTGCGGCAGGGCATGCTGGAACTCAAGAGGCTGATCCATCCGCGGGCGGTTCTCTCCCTCAAGATCGACGGCAAAAACATCTCCAAGGATCTGGCTGTCAACAGCCTGGAGTTTTTCTTTCTTTATCTGGCCATTGCAGGTGTGGCCACCATCATCATGGCCGCTACGGGTCTGGACCTGGTCAGCGCTTTCACCTCTGTTGCTGCTACCCTGGGCAATGTCGGCCCGGGTTTGGGGGCGGTCGGGCCTGCCGGCAATTATGCGGCGGTTTCAGCTTTCGGCAAGGTGTTCCTCAGCATCCTGATGCTGCTCGGCCGCCTGGAGATCTTTACCGTGCTGGTGCTGCTGTCGCCGGGTTTCTGGAAAAGGTAA
- the trkA gene encoding Trk system potassium transporter TrkA, producing the protein MRVIVVGAGKVGFNIAQILSREGHDVVLIEKDEERIQVVQEHLDIQTICGSGASCATLEEAGVREADMFVAVTESDELNLVACIMAKQYGVPKTIARARNPEYVESSRQISYAKVGIDLLINPERVTALEIVKLLENPQARDVEFYADGKIQLEELEIRDDLPLASRQINQLKNLGQFLIVAIIREGRLIIPGGDDYLRPRDRVYIIARTSEMPRLERHFACRQVRIEDVVILGGGRIGYYLAQQLERKNYNIKVIEKDHKKCKSLAARLKKTLVINGDAVDTDLLLEENIGQADAFIAVTGDDKLNLLVALMAKSLGAKRTVVQVRRSDLIPLLEHVDVDTVVSPRILTAGAILRFVRKGEVASVTVLEDSRAEVIELTVPASAPVVNRRLKEVKLPKGTLIGAIVRGGQAIIPGGDDQVNGGDRVLVFSIPENIPKVEHFFGAQGKGAAR; encoded by the coding sequence ATGAGAGTGATTGTCGTCGGCGCAGGGAAGGTGGGTTTCAACATCGCCCAGATCCTTTCCAGGGAAGGGCACGATGTGGTGTTGATAGAGAAAGACGAGGAAAGAATTCAGGTTGTCCAGGAACACCTGGATATTCAAACGATCTGCGGGAGCGGTGCCAGCTGCGCCACCCTCGAAGAGGCTGGGGTGCGGGAGGCGGACATGTTCGTGGCGGTGACGGAGTCGGATGAGTTGAACCTCGTGGCCTGCATCATGGCCAAACAGTACGGCGTGCCGAAAACCATTGCCCGTGCCCGCAACCCGGAGTATGTGGAGAGCAGCCGACAGATTTCCTATGCAAAAGTGGGAATTGATTTGTTGATCAACCCGGAAAGGGTTACTGCCCTGGAAATCGTCAAACTGCTGGAAAACCCGCAGGCCAGAGATGTTGAATTCTATGCCGACGGCAAGATCCAGCTGGAAGAGCTGGAAATCAGGGACGACCTTCCCCTTGCTTCCCGGCAAATCAATCAGTTAAAAAACCTTGGCCAGTTTCTGATCGTCGCCATCATCCGCGAAGGCCGCCTGATCATTCCAGGGGGAGATGATTACCTCCGGCCGCGCGACCGGGTTTATATCATCGCCCGGACCAGCGAAATGCCGCGGCTGGAAAGGCATTTTGCCTGCAGGCAGGTGAGAATCGAGGATGTGGTCATCCTGGGCGGGGGGAGAATCGGTTATTACCTGGCCCAGCAGCTGGAGAGGAAAAACTATAACATCAAGGTTATCGAAAAGGATCATAAAAAGTGCAAATCCCTGGCCGCCCGCCTGAAGAAAACCCTGGTCATCAACGGTGATGCTGTCGATACCGATCTGCTTCTGGAAGAGAACATCGGTCAGGCGGACGCCTTTATTGCGGTCACAGGTGATGACAAGCTCAACCTGCTGGTTGCCTTGATGGCCAAGAGCCTGGGGGCCAAAAGGACCGTCGTCCAGGTCCGGCGCTCCGATCTGATCCCTCTCCTGGAGCACGTCGATGTTGATACGGTAGTCAGCCCGAGGATCCTGACCGCCGGGGCAATCCTGCGTTTTGTCAGGAAGGGGGAGGTGGCTTCGGTGACCGTACTGGAGGACAGCCGGGCCGAGGTTATCGAGCTGACGGTCCCGGCGTCTGCCCCCGTCGTCAACCGGAGGCTGAAGGAGGTCAAACTCCCGAAGGGGACGCTGATCGGCGCCATCGTCCGTGGCGGGCAGGCCATCATCCCCGGGGGGGATGACCAGGTCAACGGCGGGGACCGGGTGCTGGTCTTCTCCATCCCGGAAAACATCCCGAAGGTGGAGCACTTCTTTGGGGCGCAGGGGAAGGGTGCCGCAAGGTGA
- a CDS encoding 4Fe-4S dicluster domain-containing protein — MEKKKAITTEVNKGKAIFSLFPGLCKGCGLCREKCPEKALNWSEKLGVYGTPTVIPDPALCKACRICEQVCPDCAIAIMRKDGDKDK, encoded by the coding sequence ATGGAAAAGAAGAAAGCGATCACCACCGAGGTCAATAAAGGGAAGGCGATCTTCTCTCTGTTTCCCGGGCTCTGTAAGGGCTGCGGCCTCTGCCGGGAAAAGTGCCCGGAGAAAGCCTTGAACTGGTCGGAGAAGCTGGGGGTTTACGGGACTCCCACCGTGATTCCGGATCCCGCCCTCTGCAAGGCCTGCCGGATCTGTGAGCAGGTCTGCCCGGACTGCGCCATCGCCATTATGCGCAAAGATGGGGATAAGGATAAGTGA
- a CDS encoding 2-oxoacid:acceptor oxidoreductase family protein — protein sequence MGKTWKIALAGEGGQGVQSVAMILTEAAALEGKEILYIPNFGVEQRGGVSIAFVQISDEKIGAPKFKTGDVVIALSDRAVRRVGMHTGPETLFIYDASIEGVEDDLPKNAGKVLAIPALETANKELHPRVFNVLIMGAVIGATHVVTLEKAKEAVEKKLGYKFEQNPELRELNFRALEKGYQMIAGMGVS from the coding sequence ATGGGCAAGACGTGGAAGATCGCGCTGGCAGGAGAAGGAGGCCAGGGCGTGCAGTCGGTGGCCATGATTTTGACCGAAGCGGCGGCACTGGAGGGGAAAGAGATTCTCTACATCCCCAACTTTGGTGTGGAGCAGAGAGGGGGGGTCTCCATCGCCTTCGTGCAGATCAGCGACGAAAAGATCGGGGCTCCGAAGTTTAAAACCGGGGATGTCGTCATTGCCCTCAGCGACCGCGCCGTCCGCCGGGTGGGGATGCACACCGGGCCGGAAACCCTCTTTATCTACGATGCCAGCATCGAGGGGGTTGAGGATGACCTCCCCAAAAACGCCGGGAAGGTTCTGGCCATTCCCGCCCTGGAGACGGCCAATAAGGAGCTGCATCCGCGTGTCTTCAACGTTCTGATCATGGGGGCCGTCATCGGGGCGACCCATGTGGTGACGCTGGAAAAGGCGAAAGAGGCCGTGGAAAAGAAGCTGGGCTACAAATTCGAGCAGAACCCTGAACTGCGGGAGCTGAACTTCCGGGCTCTGGAGAAGGGCTATCAGATGATTGCGGGAATGGGGGTATCCTGA
- a CDS encoding thiamine pyrophosphate-dependent enzyme → MEIAPKMPKSWNQASKPHKFCPGCGHGLVLKALGQVIDELGIQDRMVFGCDIGCSLLSWDFFDVDSVQTHHGRTTPVMVGIKRANPDLIVVAYMGDGGGYAIGSQHLVNAATRDDKITVILVNNTNYAMTGGQMAPTTMPGQKTETTPYGRNVEEAGYPMMGPEMVAAISHEGAYVARGSVARFRQLKNFIKKAIENQMAGRGFSFVEALSTCPTNWRTNAAQTWSFLEEQMTKQFPPGELKTPVVKEG, encoded by the coding sequence ATGGAAATTGCGCCGAAAATGCCGAAGAGCTGGAATCAGGCCTCCAAACCGCATAAATTCTGCCCAGGCTGTGGGCACGGCCTGGTGTTAAAAGCCCTCGGTCAGGTAATCGACGAACTGGGAATCCAGGACCGCATGGTTTTCGGCTGCGATATCGGCTGCTCTCTCCTCTCCTGGGATTTCTTCGACGTCGATTCCGTCCAGACGCACCACGGGAGAACCACGCCGGTAATGGTCGGGATCAAGAGGGCGAACCCCGACCTGATAGTCGTCGCCTACATGGGGGACGGGGGCGGGTACGCCATCGGTTCCCAGCATCTAGTAAACGCAGCTACCCGCGATGACAAGATCACGGTCATTCTGGTCAACAACACCAACTATGCCATGACCGGCGGGCAGATGGCCCCTACCACCATGCCCGGGCAGAAGACGGAGACGACCCCCTACGGCCGTAATGTGGAAGAGGCCGGTTATCCCATGATGGGGCCGGAAATGGTTGCCGCCATCTCCCATGAGGGGGCCTATGTGGCCAGGGGGAGTGTTGCCAGATTCCGTCAGCTCAAAAACTTCATCAAAAAGGCCATCGAAAACCAGATGGCAGGGAGGGGATTCTCCTTTGTCGAAGCCCTCTCCACCTGTCCGACCAACTGGCGTACCAACGCTGCCCAGACCTGGTCCTTCCTGGAGGAGCAGATGACGAAACAGTTTCCACCCGGAGAATTGAAAACCCCTGTGGTGAAGGAGGGATAG
- a CDS encoding transketolase C-terminal domain-containing protein: MGIKPIEEERKVFMTGNEAVAWAALAAGADIMYGYPITPQNEIMQYWTRLAPRYNKKFLQTEDELSAGFTTVGGVLAGKRAFTATAGPGNVLMQEPMSMAEAMRIPTVVVIQQRGGPSTATVIYSQQEVNLTCFGGNGEGLRVVYSTSSHQELFDYTIKAFNTAWKYRFPTFILADGYQAKMRESLVIYDPEQRGIEMVPAEPYVGKPGTPGEDRPAAHLRNTYNIEEELLEVLRRDIEEYERVAPEIVEYEEFNAEGAEILLVAHGIVFRSAAMAAKELAAAGKRVGYFRPITLRPFPQEQLRRAAQGAKRLLVVESAYGQLLKMVKDNIYGLDVPIAALLRPGVGITPEEVKAKCEELLGEKEGME, translated from the coding sequence ATGGGGATCAAGCCGATTGAAGAAGAGAGAAAGGTATTCATGACCGGTAATGAAGCAGTTGCCTGGGCCGCTCTGGCCGCCGGGGCCGACATCATGTACGGGTATCCGATCACACCGCAGAACGAGATCATGCAGTACTGGACTCGGCTGGCCCCCAGGTATAATAAAAAATTTCTGCAGACGGAGGACGAGCTGTCCGCCGGTTTCACCACCGTCGGCGGGGTGCTGGCGGGGAAGAGGGCGTTTACGGCCACTGCAGGGCCGGGCAACGTCCTGATGCAGGAACCGATGTCGATGGCCGAAGCCATGCGCATTCCGACGGTCGTCGTGATCCAGCAGCGCGGCGGCCCTTCAACCGCTACCGTGATTTACTCCCAGCAGGAGGTAAACCTCACCTGTTTCGGGGGGAATGGCGAGGGGTTGCGGGTTGTCTACTCTACCTCCTCCCATCAGGAGCTCTTCGACTACACAATCAAGGCCTTCAACACCGCCTGGAAGTACCGCTTTCCCACCTTTATCCTGGCCGACGGCTACCAGGCTAAGATGCGTGAATCTCTGGTCATTTACGACCCTGAGCAGCGGGGGATCGAAATGGTTCCCGCCGAACCCTATGTCGGCAAGCCGGGCACACCGGGGGAGGACCGTCCGGCGGCGCATCTCCGCAACACCTACAACATCGAAGAAGAGCTCTTAGAGGTTCTGCGCAGGGATATCGAAGAGTATGAACGGGTGGCGCCGGAGATCGTCGAATACGAGGAATTCAACGCGGAAGGCGCCGAGATACTGTTGGTTGCCCACGGGATCGTTTTCCGTTCGGCAGCCATGGCGGCGAAGGAGCTGGCCGCTGCGGGAAAGAGGGTGGGCTACTTCCGCCCCATCACCTTAAGGCCCTTCCCCCAGGAGCAGCTGCGCCGGGCGGCCCAGGGGGCGAAAAGGCTGCTGGTGGTAGAGTCTGCCTACGGACAGCTGCTGAAAATGGTCAAAGACAACATCTACGGGCTGGACGTTCCCATTGCGGCGCTGCTCCGGCCGGGCGTCGGGATCACCCCCGAGGAGGTTAAGGCCAAATGCGAGGAGTTGCTCGGGGAAAAGGAGGGAATGGAATAA
- a CDS encoding P-loop NTPase family protein yields the protein MSERQRELPPRILEAYIGEYASGKSENAVNRALELARLGRRVTLVDLDLVEPCYTLRPLKRLLEEQGIAVIAWDTREMVGLGETGNLLKPEAAFCLLRPGDVILDIGYGVAGARVLNLIEGAAEEKGLKVYAVINIARPLTATVPDIVEHVRSLERVDGLINNSHLGGETDVEIIREGSRIVTEAAAILGVPVIATAVMEELAPLVGETDWYGHPVRVLRRYLPQAFW from the coding sequence ATGTCCGAACGACAACGTGAGCTCCCGCCGCGTATTCTCGAGGCCTACATCGGAGAGTATGCTAGCGGAAAAAGTGAGAACGCCGTTAACAGGGCGTTGGAGCTTGCACGCCTGGGCCGGAGGGTTACCCTCGTCGATCTCGACCTGGTGGAACCGTGCTATACCCTGCGCCCGCTGAAGCGGCTCCTTGAGGAGCAGGGAATAGCGGTGATCGCCTGGGATACCAGGGAGATGGTGGGGCTCGGGGAGACCGGCAACCTTTTGAAGCCGGAGGCGGCCTTCTGCCTGCTCCGCCCCGGGGATGTCATCCTTGACATCGGGTACGGGGTCGCCGGGGCCAGGGTGCTCAATCTGATTGAGGGAGCAGCCGAAGAGAAGGGCCTCAAGGTTTACGCCGTCATCAACATCGCCAGGCCTCTTACGGCTACGGTTCCCGATATCGTCGAGCACGTACGCTCTCTGGAGCGCGTTGACGGCCTCATCAACAATTCCCATCTTGGAGGTGAGACGGATGTGGAGATCATCCGGGAGGGTTCCCGGATCGTAACGGAGGCAGCAGCGATCCTGGGAGTCCCGGTGATCGCCACCGCGGTGATGGAAGAGCTGGCTCCGCTGGTCGGAGAAACCGACTGGTACGGGCACCCCGTGCGGGTGCTGCGGCGCTATTTGCCGCAGGCTTTCTGGTAG
- a CDS encoding potassium channel family protein: MERKQFAVIGVGRFGGSVARTLSRMGYEVLAVDIDKNQIEDIMHDVTHAVQVDALDFEAVKSLGIRNFDTVIVGIGGNLHASILVTVQLKELGVKRVVAKAMDDLHGKVLEKVGADRVVYPERDMGVRVAHCLVSTNLIDYIDLSSEYSIIEMQVPEGLIGLSMGDAGLRARYGVTVLAIRRGKEVIVSPGADQVLEEKDILVVLGSTDDINRLEAKSRNRRSKHLGHGNIHSAGTVSDRN; this comes from the coding sequence ATGGAAAGAAAGCAGTTTGCCGTAATCGGGGTAGGAAGGTTCGGGGGAAGTGTTGCCCGTACGCTTTCCCGGATGGGTTATGAGGTGCTGGCCGTCGATATCGATAAGAATCAGATTGAGGATATCATGCATGATGTAACACACGCCGTTCAGGTGGATGCTCTGGATTTCGAAGCCGTTAAGTCGCTGGGTATCAGGAACTTTGATACGGTAATTGTGGGTATTGGTGGAAATTTACATGCCAGCATTTTGGTTACGGTGCAGTTGAAGGAACTGGGAGTGAAGCGTGTTGTCGCCAAGGCCATGGACGACCTGCACGGCAAGGTACTGGAAAAAGTAGGTGCCGACAGGGTGGTCTACCCGGAACGGGATATGGGGGTGCGGGTGGCCCATTGCCTGGTTTCTACAAATCTAATCGATTATATTGACCTGTCTTCGGAATACAGCATTATTGAAATGCAGGTCCCCGAAGGGCTCATCGGTCTTTCGATGGGGGATGCTGGTCTGCGTGCCAGGTACGGTGTTACGGTGCTGGCAATCCGCCGGGGCAAAGAGGTTATTGTCTCTCCGGGTGCCGATCAGGTGCTGGAGGAGAAGGATATCCTGGTGGTGCTGGGGAGCACAGATGACATCAACAGGCTGGAGGCTAAGAGCAGAAACCGGCGGAGCAAGCACCTGGGGCACGGCAACATACATTCCGCAGGCACCGTATCCGACCGGAATTGA